CTTGCAATAACCTCATTGTAGAAACAAAACGTCCCGTGGAAGTCATTTCCACGGGACGTCATTTTTAACCGATACGTTCCTGTCGCTCCTGCTCGGTTTTGCAGTCGATGCACAGGGTGGTTACGGGACGGGCTCTCAAACGTGCCGCACCGATCTCCTCTTCACAACACTCGCAAATTCCGAAGGTGCCTTCATCAATCCGCTCGAGAGCCGCACGAATTTTCGCGATCAAACGTCGCTCACGATCACGAATGCGCAGCTCGAAATTCCGGTCAGATTCCATGGAGGCGCGATCCGTCGGATCGGGAAAGTTTTCATGCTCATCTGTCATGCCGGATACGGTCTTTCCCGCTTCGCGCAACAGGTCTTCCAGTTGCTGTTGCAGGATGGCACGATAGGCTTCAGCCTGTTCTGAATCCATAATATATAACCCCTAACCTTCTGAGTTAACGATGCGATAAAATTGACTAATATTAGTCGGATTCACGATTTAAGTCAATAGGGTTAAACGTCCATTAAACCATGTCATCCCTGATAATTTTCGCATCACGGCGGGGGGAACTACGATGCTTCTTCGTGCTTGTCCATCGTCATTAACTTTTTGAGATTCGCCTCTTCTTCTTCAGCCAGTCGGGCAAAGTTATACTCTGTAAGCTGCTGAATCATACTTTCGCGAACCTCTTTCCAGGCACCATGGACCGGGCAATAATTGTCACGCTCACAACAGTTGTCATCATCCAGGCATTTGTTGATATACAACGGATCTTCCTGCGCTTTAAAAACATCATAGACGGTAATGTCTTCCGGCTTATGGCGCAGATAAAATCCACCACCGACACCACGCTGTGATCCAACAATTCCCGCCTTGACCATCGGCTGAAATATTTTTGTTAAAAATGCCGGTGTGACATTCTGTGTCTGGCAGATATCCTTTTTCAGCACAATCTCCCCTGGCGGAAACTTCGACATATAGAGAATGGCACGGATCGCGTATTCTGTTGCTCGTGTAATGACCATTTGTACTCCCTGCTTATTGTTTACTTATATTGTTATAAATAAGGGGCGAGCAATTTTTTGTCAACCCTATTTGCTGATTAAGTTCACTGGGATTGACTTTTTTCGCGCGAACTTCCATCATCTGCCCATGAAAGAGATCTATCCGTCACCCGTCATTGGTCGCTTCGCGCCCAGCCCTACCGGTCCTTTGCACTTCGGTTCCATTATTGCGGCTGTTGCCAGCTACCTGTCCGTTAAACAGTCCACTCAAGGCCGCTGGTTGGTGCGCATTGATGATCTTGACCGGCCGAGAACCGTTCCGGGAGCCAGTGCCACGATTCTCGAGCATCTTCAGCGTCTTGGATTACACCATGACGGCCCTGTTGTTTATCAAAGCCAACGCTATGAGCGTTATCAGGAAGTTCTTACATCGCTACAAGAACAGGGCTGGACTTATCCCTGTAGGTGTTCACGTAAAGAGATCCTAGCCAGCGCACCTCATCAGGGCGAAGAGGGGCCGGTTTATCCCGGCACTTGCCTTAATTTGCCGTCGTCTTTTGACCGTCCGGCCTCGTGTCGCATCCGCACCAGTCATGAATCCATCGGTTTTATTGATTTGATTCAAGGAGCTTTTTCTCAAAAATTGCGTCGTGATGTGGGAGATTTCGTCCTGCAACGCAGCGATGGAATTTTTGCCTACCAGCTGGCCACCGTCATTGATGATCATGACAGCAGTGTTAACCTTGTTGTTCGCGGCCAGGACCTTCTTGCCTCAACACCTCGCCAGATTTATCTGTTACAGTGCTTGGGCTGGCCGATTCCCCGTTATGCCCATATCCCCCTGGCAATGGCCCGGGACGGCCAGAAAATCAGTAAACGTCATCAGCACCAATCCCCCTGTGACAGGTACTCTTCACAACAGATTCTTTTTTCTGTTTTTACGTTTCTCGGGCTCAAACCACCCCAGTCTCTCATCAGCTCTTCGACGGGTGACCTTCTCCAGTGGGGAACAGAGCACTTCTCTTTTTCCCGAATCCCTTCCGACAATTGTGCTCTCGATGTGATTTCCTGACAGGTTACATACGGTCGTCTACAGTAAAATCTGCGCCACCAGTGTCACCCGGCTTGTAAACCTGGACCTGGTTTCGTCCTTTCTGCTTGGCACAATACAGGGCGTTATCCGCCTGGCGGATCAGTTGATCCGCTTTTTGATGTGCATCGGGCACCATGCTGCTGACACCGATACTGACCGTGATCATTTCTGCACATTTTGATCCGCAGTGTTCAATCCCCGAGTCACGCACCGCCATCAATAAGGATTCAGCCATCTGCTGACCCTCCGCCGGATCGGTCATTGGCAACAAACAGACAAATTCTTCACCACCATAACGGGCGACGACGTCACGCGCCCGCTTAAGTTTCCCTTTAAGCAGTTGCGCCAGCTGCGCAAGGCAGTTATCTCCCTGCAAATGACCATAACCGTCGTTATAAATCTTGAAATAATCCACATCAATCATCATCACGGTCAACCAGTGATGATGACGGCGGGCATCGCGCCATTCAACATCGAGTAATTCATTAAAATAGCGTCGATTGATCAGTTCCGTTAAACCGTCATAGCGGCTTAACCGCTCCAGCTCCTGCTGAATATTTTCCCGTTCGGAAATCTCATTTTTCAAAGCCAGATTGACCTGGTTCAATTCATCCGTCCGTTCCCTAACTCGGGATTCCAAAGTATTGTTCAGTCGGTCCAACCGCTTCAGCAGATAACCGATCCCGAAATAGAGCACGACAAACGTCATACAGATTAATACCGATGCCGTCATCAGAGCCTTCTTGAGCACCAACTGATGCTTTTGCTGCTGCAGCGTATGCCGGCTGACGGGTTGAATATAACCAATGACCTCATTGTTATAATTTTTCAGCTCAACGGGGCTGTAAAACAGATACTCCTGTTGTCCGTAGGCTTTGATCAGTCCGTGACCCACCTCCTCCTTGTCAGGAAGTTCTGGAATCTCTTTAAACAACGAGCCCTTCTCTTCCATCAGCAGGTAGCCGTTATAAACTGGGAAATTAACGCCTTTAATGCGTTCTTGATAACTCTTATCGATCAGCACACCGGTATCCACACCGAGACTTTCATAGATCAGGTCTAATCCGGACAACGGACGCAATACAAAAACAATAATGCCCTCAAAGTGGTTGTTTTTGAAGATTGGCCGAGCCAGACGATAGGCCAATCCCCAGCGGGCGATGGTCAGTCCATATTGGGGCTGTTTCAGCGCAAAGGCTCGCGCGACAAAGGGAATATCCAGTGCCGAGTCACCAGACATCTCATACCGTGCGGTGCGCAACAGGACGGTTCCATCCTTACGGATGAATGTCACGGAAAAAAAGTCACTGTTCTCTCTTTGCAGAGTTGCCAATTTGACCTGCAACTGTTGAAACAACTTCTGCCGCTGCCCCAGGATGAATGAGTCGACGATGGTCGGATTGGTTTTGATAAATCCGTCCAGACGGGAAAGATAAATATTGTGGGTGCGCTTCAATTCACGCGCTAAGCTGTTGTGAATAAACCGATCCACCTGCTGAATCAGTTCTTGGTGACGGTCGGCCTGTTCGCGGACAAGTAAATGGACAAAACCACCACACAGGGTGGCCAATGCCATCATGACCAGCGCAATAATTTTTGTTCGAATACCTAACTTCATTGTGCCAATTTAACACAAAACATACATTTCATAGACAGGACAGATGGCTTCCGCCAAATAAAAAGGCGGGCCCGGGGGCCCGCCTTTTTATGACAATGTCACTACGACTTAAACTTACTTTCCGAGAGCCTTGATGTACTCACGGTTGGTCTTGGCG
This region of uncultured Desulfuromonas sp. genomic DNA includes:
- the dksA gene encoding RNA polymerase-binding protein DksA; translated protein: MDSEQAEAYRAILQQQLEDLLREAGKTVSGMTDEHENFPDPTDRASMESDRNFELRIRDRERRLIAKIRAALERIDEGTFGICECCEEEIGAARLRARPVTTLCIDCKTEQERQERIG
- a CDS encoding Rrf2 family transcriptional regulator, with the translated sequence MVITRATEYAIRAILYMSKFPPGEIVLKKDICQTQNVTPAFLTKIFQPMVKAGIVGSQRGVGGGFYLRHKPEDITVYDVFKAQEDPLYINKCLDDDNCCERDNYCPVHGAWKEVRESMIQQLTEYNFARLAEEEEANLKKLMTMDKHEEAS
- the gluQRS gene encoding tRNA glutamyl-Q(34) synthetase GluQRS, which gives rise to MKEIYPSPVIGRFAPSPTGPLHFGSIIAAVASYLSVKQSTQGRWLVRIDDLDRPRTVPGASATILEHLQRLGLHHDGPVVYQSQRYERYQEVLTSLQEQGWTYPCRCSRKEILASAPHQGEEGPVYPGTCLNLPSSFDRPASCRIRTSHESIGFIDLIQGAFSQKLRRDVGDFVLQRSDGIFAYQLATVIDDHDSSVNLVVRGQDLLASTPRQIYLLQCLGWPIPRYAHIPLAMARDGQKISKRHQHQSPCDRYSSQQILFSVFTFLGLKPPQSLISSSTGDLLQWGTEHFSFSRIPSDNCALDVIS
- a CDS encoding diguanylate cyclase, translating into MKLGIRTKIIALVMMALATLCGGFVHLLVREQADRHQELIQQVDRFIHNSLARELKRTHNIYLSRLDGFIKTNPTIVDSFILGQRQKLFQQLQVKLATLQRENSDFFSVTFIRKDGTVLLRTARYEMSGDSALDIPFVARAFALKQPQYGLTIARWGLAYRLARPIFKNNHFEGIIVFVLRPLSGLDLIYESLGVDTGVLIDKSYQERIKGVNFPVYNGYLLMEEKGSLFKEIPELPDKEEVGHGLIKAYGQQEYLFYSPVELKNYNNEVIGYIQPVSRHTLQQQKHQLVLKKALMTASVLICMTFVVLYFGIGYLLKRLDRLNNTLESRVRERTDELNQVNLALKNEISERENIQQELERLSRYDGLTELINRRYFNELLDVEWRDARRHHHWLTVMMIDVDYFKIYNDGYGHLQGDNCLAQLAQLLKGKLKRARDVVARYGGEEFVCLLPMTDPAEGQQMAESLLMAVRDSGIEHCGSKCAEMITVSIGVSSMVPDAHQKADQLIRQADNALYCAKQKGRNQVQVYKPGDTGGADFTVDDRM